The following coding sequences lie in one Glycine max cultivar Williams 82 chromosome 19, Glycine_max_v4.0, whole genome shotgun sequence genomic window:
- the G6PDH gene encoding glucose-6-phosphate dehydrogenase, with product MGTSEWHIERRSSFGTESPLAREAGNVPETGSLSIVVLGASGDLAKKKTFPALFHLYRQGFLPADEVHIFGYARTKISDDELRNRLRGYLVPNKGASPQLLEDVEKFLQLIKYVSGSYDSEDGFRLLDKEISEHEYLKKSVEGLSRRLFYLALPPSVYPSVCKMIKTCCMNKSDLGGWTRVVVEKPFGKDLESAEELSTEIGKLFEEPQIYRIDHYLGKELVQNLLVLRFANRFFLPLWNRDNIDNVQIVFREDFGTDGRGGYFDQYGIIRDIIQNHLLQVLCLVAMEKPVSLRPEHIRDEKVKVLESVLPIRDDEVVLGQYEGYKDDPTVPDKSNTPTFATVILRIHNERWEGVPFILKAGKALNSRKAEIRVQFKDVPGDIFKCKKQGRNEFVIRLQPLEAMYMKLTVKQPGLEMSTVQSELDLSYGQRYQGVTIPEAYERLILDTIKGDQQHFVRRDELKASWQIFTPLLHRIDEGEFKPLPYKPGSRGPAEADQLLEKAGYVQTHGYIWIPPTL from the exons ATGGGAACTAGTGAATGGCATATCGAGCGAAGATCTAGCTTCGGCACTGAATCCCCCTTAGCAAGAGAGGCAGGAAATGTGCCTGAAACTGGGTCACTCTCTATTGTTGTGCTTGGCGCTTCTGGGGATCTTGCTAAGAAGAAGACATTTCCTGCACTTTTCCATCTATACCGGCAG GGATTCTTACCAGCAGATGAAGTTCACATTTTTGGCTATGCAAGGACAAAAATATCTGATGATGAATTGAGAAACCGGTTGCGTGG CTATCTTGTTCCAAACAAAGGTGCTTCTCCCCAACTGTTGGAGGATGTAGAGAAGTTTTTACAGCTG aTCAAATATGTAAGTGGCTCTTATGATTCTGAGGATGGATTTCGCTTGTTGGATAAAGAGATTTCAGAGCATGAATATTTGAAAAAGAGTGTTGAGGGTTTATCTCGGAGGCTTTTCTATCTTGCTCTTCCACCTTCAGTATATCCATCTGTTTGCAAGATGATCAAGACTTGTTGCATGAATAAAT CTGATCTTGGTGGATGGACACGTGTTGTTGTCGAGAAGCCTTTTGGTAAGGATCTAGAATCTGCAGAGGAACTCAGTACTGAGATTGGAAAGTTGTTTGAGGAACCACAGATTTATCGTATTGATCACTACTTGGGAAAGGAACTAGTGCAGAACTTG TTGGTACTTCGCTTTGCAAATCGGTTTTTCTTGCCACTTTGGAACCGCGACAACATTGACAATGTACAG ATAGTTTTCAGAGAGGATTTTGGAACTGATGGCCGTGGTGGATATTTTGACCAATATGG AATTATTCGAGATATTATTCAAAACCATTTGCTGCAG GTTCTTTGCTTGGTTGCTATGGAAAAACCAGTTTCTCTCAGGCCTGAGCACATTCGGGATGAGAAAGTGAAG GTTCTTGAATCAGTGCTCCCTATTAGAGATGATGAGGTTGTTCTTGGACAATACGAAGGCTATAAAGATGACCCAACAGTACCTGACAAGTCAAACACCCCAACATTTGCAACTGTTATTCTGCGAATACACAATGAAAGATGGGAAG GTGTTCCGTTCATACTAAAAGCAGGGAAGGCACTAAATTCTAGAAAGGCAGAGATCAGGGTTCAATTCAAGGATGTCCCTGGTGATATTTTCAAGT gtAAAAAGCAGGGGAGAAATGAGTTTGTTATCCGCCTACAACCTTTAGAAGCTATGTACATGAAGCTTACG GTCAAGCAACCTGGACTGGAGATGTCAACAGTTCAAAGTGAGCTAGACTTGTCATATGGACAACGGTATCAAGGAGTAACCATTCCTGAGGCTTATGAACGCCTAATTCTTGACAC AATTAAAGGTGATCAGCAGCATTTTGTTCGCAGAGATGAGTTGAAG GCATCCTGGCAGATCTTCACCCCACTTTTGCACAGAATTGATGAAGGGGAATTCAAGCCACTCCCCTACAAACCAGGAAGCAGAGGTCCTGCAGAAGCAGATCAGTTACTTGAAAAAGCAGGCTATGTTCAAACACACGGCTACATATGGATCCCTCCTACCTTGTAG
- the G6PDH gene encoding glucose-6-phosphate dehydrogenase isoform X1, producing MGTSEWHIERRSSFGTESPLAREAGNVPETGSLSIVVLGASGDLAKKKTFPALFHLYRQGFLPADEVHIFGYARTKISDDELRNRLRGYLVPNKGASPQLLEDVEKFLQLIKYVSGSYDSEDGFRLLDKEISEHEYLKKSVEGLSRRLFYLALPPSVYPSVCKMIKTCCMNKSDLGGWTRVVVEKPFGKDLESAEELSTEIGKLFEEPQIYRIDHYLGKELVQNLVINDYTMASCLFHEFCLMINPFTFNLYWQLVLRFANRFFLPLWNRDNIDNVQIVFREDFGTDGRGGYFDQYGIIRDIIQNHLLQVLCLVAMEKPVSLRPEHIRDEKVKVLESVLPIRDDEVVLGQYEGYKDDPTVPDKSNTPTFATVILRIHNERWEGVPFILKAGKALNSRKAEIRVQFKDVPGDIFKCKKQGRNEFVIRLQPLEAMYMKLTVKQPGLEMSTVQSELDLSYGQRYQGVTIPEAYERLILDTIKGDQQHFVRRDELKASWQIFTPLLHRIDEGEFKPLPYKPGSRGPAEADQLLEKAGYVQTHGYIWIPPTL from the exons ATGGGAACTAGTGAATGGCATATCGAGCGAAGATCTAGCTTCGGCACTGAATCCCCCTTAGCAAGAGAGGCAGGAAATGTGCCTGAAACTGGGTCACTCTCTATTGTTGTGCTTGGCGCTTCTGGGGATCTTGCTAAGAAGAAGACATTTCCTGCACTTTTCCATCTATACCGGCAG GGATTCTTACCAGCAGATGAAGTTCACATTTTTGGCTATGCAAGGACAAAAATATCTGATGATGAATTGAGAAACCGGTTGCGTGG CTATCTTGTTCCAAACAAAGGTGCTTCTCCCCAACTGTTGGAGGATGTAGAGAAGTTTTTACAGCTG aTCAAATATGTAAGTGGCTCTTATGATTCTGAGGATGGATTTCGCTTGTTGGATAAAGAGATTTCAGAGCATGAATATTTGAAAAAGAGTGTTGAGGGTTTATCTCGGAGGCTTTTCTATCTTGCTCTTCCACCTTCAGTATATCCATCTGTTTGCAAGATGATCAAGACTTGTTGCATGAATAAAT CTGATCTTGGTGGATGGACACGTGTTGTTGTCGAGAAGCCTTTTGGTAAGGATCTAGAATCTGCAGAGGAACTCAGTACTGAGATTGGAAAGTTGTTTGAGGAACCACAGATTTATCGTATTGATCACTACTTGGGAAAGGAACTAGTGCAGAACTTGGTAATAAATGATTATACAATGGCTTCTTGTTTGTTTCATGAATTTTGCCTAATGATTAATCCCTTTACATTTAACTTATATTGGCAGTTGGTACTTCGCTTTGCAAATCGGTTTTTCTTGCCACTTTGGAACCGCGACAACATTGACAATGTACAG ATAGTTTTCAGAGAGGATTTTGGAACTGATGGCCGTGGTGGATATTTTGACCAATATGG AATTATTCGAGATATTATTCAAAACCATTTGCTGCAG GTTCTTTGCTTGGTTGCTATGGAAAAACCAGTTTCTCTCAGGCCTGAGCACATTCGGGATGAGAAAGTGAAG GTTCTTGAATCAGTGCTCCCTATTAGAGATGATGAGGTTGTTCTTGGACAATACGAAGGCTATAAAGATGACCCAACAGTACCTGACAAGTCAAACACCCCAACATTTGCAACTGTTATTCTGCGAATACACAATGAAAGATGGGAAG GTGTTCCGTTCATACTAAAAGCAGGGAAGGCACTAAATTCTAGAAAGGCAGAGATCAGGGTTCAATTCAAGGATGTCCCTGGTGATATTTTCAAGT gtAAAAAGCAGGGGAGAAATGAGTTTGTTATCCGCCTACAACCTTTAGAAGCTATGTACATGAAGCTTACG GTCAAGCAACCTGGACTGGAGATGTCAACAGTTCAAAGTGAGCTAGACTTGTCATATGGACAACGGTATCAAGGAGTAACCATTCCTGAGGCTTATGAACGCCTAATTCTTGACAC AATTAAAGGTGATCAGCAGCATTTTGTTCGCAGAGATGAGTTGAAG GCATCCTGGCAGATCTTCACCCCACTTTTGCACAGAATTGATGAAGGGGAATTCAAGCCACTCCCCTACAAACCAGGAAGCAGAGGTCCTGCAGAAGCAGATCAGTTACTTGAAAAAGCAGGCTATGTTCAAACACACGGCTACATATGGATCCCTCCTACCTTGTAG